In Candidatus Bathyarchaeia archaeon, a single genomic region encodes these proteins:
- a CDS encoding CBS domain-containing protein, whose protein sequence is MSSEGGMLVRDIMSRAVKTVRPSSTVKEAVEKMNKFGIGSVLVVEGDRPLGIITERDILRRVVEGGMEPSVAKAKDVMSAPLITIPEDATAEEAARLMGERGIKKLPVVSGGRLVGIVTSTDLIRHTPEFCSLMKPQPRPDRAPR, encoded by the coding sequence ATGTCGTCGGAGGGCGGGATGTTAGTAAGGGACATAATGAGCCGCGCCGTCAAAACCGTCAGGCCGAGCTCAACGGTAAAGGAGGCCGTTGAGAAGATGAACAAGTTCGGGATCGGCTCGGTCCTAGTCGTTGAAGGGGATAGGCCCTTGGGCATAATAACCGAGAGGGATATCCTCAGGAGGGTCGTCGAGGGCGGCATGGAACCATCGGTGGCCAAGGCGAAGGATGTGATGTCGGCCCCCCTCATAACGATCCCGGAGGATGCGACCGCCGAGGAGGCGGCGCGCCTCATGGGCGAGAGGGGAATAAAGAAGCTGCCGGTCGTCAGTGGGGGAAGGCTGGTGGGCATAGTGACCTCGACGGACCTGATAAGGCATACGCCCGAGTTCTGCTCCCTAATGAAGCCCCAACCGAGGCCCGATCGGGCGCCTCGATAG
- a CDS encoding amino acid-binding protein yields MWGIVSKRFQAHPERLAVVKVLVENGLSVRGGRIYCNEIEIPDSKIAKVAGVDRRTVAATIASIESDPELRPLFEGLRSAGHSLKNVARRLGLGVLEITPFDARTPGILAGAASLLANKGISVRQAIVDDPELAPEPKLTLIAEGPIPAELIPEFLRIKGVAKVSIY; encoded by the coding sequence ATGTGGGGGATCGTTTCGAAGCGGTTCCAAGCGCATCCCGAGCGGCTCGCCGTGGTAAAGGTCCTCGTGGAGAACGGCCTAAGCGTCCGAGGGGGGAGGATATATTGCAACGAGATAGAGATACCGGATTCGAAGATAGCCAAGGTGGCCGGGGTCGATAGGAGGACCGTGGCGGCTACTATCGCCTCCATAGAATCCGATCCGGAACTGAGGCCGCTCTTCGAGGGCCTTAGGTCCGCCGGCCATTCGCTCAAGAACGTGGCTAGGCGGCTGGGGCTCGGGGTTTTGGAGATAACGCCCTTCGATGCCCGAACGCCCGGGATATTGGCCGGGGCCGCATCCCTATTGGCCAACAAGGGCATTAGCGTTAGGCAAGCGATCGTCGATGACCCGGAGCTGGCCCCGGAGCCGAAGCTGACGCTAATAGCGGAGGGGCCGATCCCCGCGGAGCTTATACCCGAGTTCCTGAGGATAAAGGGCGTGGCGAAGGTATCGATCTATTGA
- a CDS encoding TAXI family TRAP transporter solute-binding subunit produces MSLSKSRGIIAALVLIIVVLAASTIYFATRPAPQPAAPTAEVKRIQFGAGGPGGTWFYMVGGAATLLTQEMKGKYIVSVGASAGSVENVRRVAAGEYDVALAHASTCYDAWNGVGTFKDIGKKQDFRMLCAAYLSPHTFVTLKDTGIKGMQDLVGKRVNTGPPGSGTEVASKNILMALGLYDKIKVSNMEFGDAGMALLDGRIDVSCMSGAPASQIVEVAAQKPIYIIPMTSEEMDKVIAQHPYYAKGVLKAKTYQGQDEDVPCIVFMVYIIAHKNVPDDFIKEMLRILFDPKSAPFLTKAHAQWADLNPGLEGMRALKIPLHKAAVEYWRDKGLSVPAELIPPEMK; encoded by the coding sequence ATGAGCCTGAGCAAATCTAGGGGCATAATAGCCGCCTTGGTCTTGATAATAGTAGTCCTAGCGGCTTCCACCATATATTTTGCGACGAGGCCGGCACCCCAACCAGCAGCGCCCACGGCTGAGGTCAAGAGGATTCAATTCGGCGCCGGTGGGCCCGGCGGGACTTGGTTCTATATGGTCGGCGGAGCCGCTACGCTGCTGACGCAGGAGATGAAGGGCAAGTACATAGTATCCGTTGGGGCCTCCGCCGGATCGGTCGAGAATGTGAGGCGTGTGGCGGCCGGCGAGTACGATGTGGCCCTCGCCCATGCATCTACTTGCTACGACGCGTGGAATGGCGTGGGGACCTTCAAGGATATCGGGAAGAAGCAGGACTTTAGAATGCTCTGCGCAGCTTACCTGAGCCCGCATACCTTCGTCACACTCAAGGATACCGGAATCAAGGGCATGCAGGACTTGGTCGGGAAGCGAGTGAATACGGGGCCCCCGGGATCTGGCACGGAGGTCGCCTCGAAGAACATTCTGATGGCTCTTGGGCTTTATGATAAGATAAAGGTGAGCAACATGGAGTTCGGAGACGCAGGTATGGCCCTCTTGGACGGCAGAATAGACGTAAGCTGCATGTCGGGCGCCCCCGCTTCACAAATAGTCGAGGTCGCGGCCCAAAAGCCCATTTATATCATTCCCATGACTAGCGAGGAGATGGATAAGGTCATAGCGCAGCATCCGTACTATGCCAAGGGTGTCTTGAAGGCCAAAACATACCAAGGACAAGATGAGGACGTCCCCTGCATAGTCTTCATGGTGTACATAATAGCTCATAAGAATGTGCCCGACGACTTCATAAAGGAGATGCTCCGGATCCTATTCGACCCGAAAAGCGCTCCCTTCCTCACAAAAGCGCATGCTCAATGGGCGGATTTAAACCCGGGCCTTGAGGGGATGAGGGCCCTCAAGATACCATTGCATAAGGCCGCTGTGGAATATTGGCGAGACAAGGGGCTGAGCGTTCCCGCCGAGCTGATACCGCCTGAAATGAAGTGA
- a CDS encoding TrpB-like pyridoxal phosphate-dependent enzyme yields MANSIRALLGPEDIPKHWYNILPDLPKPLPPPIDPETRAPVDPKKLEVIFAKELIRQEVSMERHIPIPEEVREAYSLYRPTPMMRAVRLEKALGTPAKIYYKYEGVSPPGSHKPNTAIAQAYYNKKEGVERLTTETGAGQWGSALAFGCNLFGIGATVYMVRASYDQKPYRRVLMQLWGAEVLPSPSDRTSFGRKLLKEDPNHPGSLGIAISEAVEDAVTNGAKYTLGSVLNHVLLHQTVIGLEALKQFELFDDYPDVLFGCVGGGSSFSGLMWPFYYEKVKGKAPKPTEFVAVEPTACPTLTKGAYMYDHGDTARMTPLLKMYTLGHEFIPPPIHAGGLRYHGDAPTLCLLQREGAIKSKAYDQLSVFEAAALFAKTEGIIPAPEPSHAIRAAIDEALECKRRGEEKTIMFLLCGHGHFDMKAYDDFMAGRLEANDYPEEAVGKSMEKLRRLYPWIETLPY; encoded by the coding sequence ATGGCGAACTCCATAAGGGCCCTATTGGGCCCCGAAGACATACCGAAGCATTGGTACAATATATTGCCAGATCTTCCTAAGCCCTTGCCGCCTCCAATAGACCCGGAGACTAGGGCCCCGGTCGATCCTAAGAAGCTGGAGGTGATATTCGCGAAGGAGCTCATAAGGCAGGAGGTCTCAATGGAGAGGCATATACCGATCCCGGAGGAGGTCAGGGAGGCCTACAGCCTATATAGGCCGACCCCGATGATGAGGGCCGTTAGGCTAGAGAAGGCCCTTGGGACGCCCGCGAAGATATATTACAAGTACGAAGGCGTCAGTCCGCCGGGTAGCCATAAGCCTAACACGGCCATAGCCCAAGCCTATTACAATAAAAAGGAGGGCGTTGAGCGCCTCACGACCGAAACGGGAGCTGGGCAATGGGGCTCCGCCTTGGCTTTCGGCTGCAACCTCTTCGGGATCGGCGCGACCGTTTACATGGTCAGGGCCAGCTACGACCAGAAACCCTACAGGAGGGTCTTGATGCAGCTATGGGGCGCCGAGGTCCTTCCTAGCCCGAGCGATCGGACCTCCTTCGGGAGGAAGCTATTGAAGGAAGATCCCAATCACCCCGGCAGCCTCGGCATAGCCATAAGTGAGGCGGTCGAGGATGCGGTCACGAACGGCGCCAAGTACACGCTCGGCTCCGTCCTGAACCATGTCCTTCTGCATCAAACGGTAATAGGCCTAGAGGCCCTGAAGCAATTCGAGCTATTCGACGATTATCCGGACGTCCTCTTCGGTTGCGTTGGGGGAGGGAGCAGCTTCTCCGGCCTAATGTGGCCCTTCTATTATGAAAAGGTGAAAGGCAAGGCCCCCAAGCCGACGGAGTTCGTCGCCGTGGAGCCAACGGCCTGCCCAACGCTGACGAAGGGCGCATATATGTATGACCATGGCGACACCGCTAGGATGACGCCCTTGTTGAAGATGTACACGCTCGGCCATGAGTTCATACCGCCGCCGATCCACGCGGGCGGCCTTAGGTATCACGGCGATGCCCCAACGCTCTGCCTCCTCCAAAGGGAGGGCGCCATCAAATCCAAGGCCTATGATCAATTGAGCGTGTTCGAGGCCGCCGCTCTCTTCGCCAAGACCGAGGGCATAATCCCCGCCCCGGAGCCTAGTCATGCCATAAGGGCTGCCATAGATGAGGCTTTGGAATGCAAGCGCAGGGGGGAGGAGAAAACGATAATGTTCCTCCTCTGCGGCCACGGCCATTTCGATATGAAGGCCTACGACGATTTCATGGCCGGGAGGCTGGAGGCGAACGATTACCCGGAGGAGGCCGTTGGGAAATCGATGGAGAAGCTGCGAAGGCTTTATCCGTGGATCGAAACCCTGCCATATTGA
- a CDS encoding TRAP transporter permease: protein MKVPNVWQKVTAIIGTIFSLFYLYESGFGIVTSEAHRGVFMLCTLALCLLLYPFRRKTQAAGPNPFDIFLAILSSIAVIYWMIQYPLMAERIGLPPRPIDIFFGLVLIIISLEVARRALGLVIPAIAIFFLFYAYFGPYFPGTLSHAGYSFERIVEYVFLSPSGIFGQILAVYATYVMPFIIFGAFLDKSGTGDFIIDFARALTGHKTGGPALTAVVASAGVGTISGSPIANVVTTGTFTIPLMKRIGYKPEFAAAVEASASTGGQFMPPVMGAAAFLLASFIGIPYMEVVRVSWIPAFLYFFAVALMVYLQAAKMGLKGLPREELPRLGEVAKRAYLLLPLAVLIILFMYRFSPFYAAFWATMMTIPLGWLRKETRMTPRRIFEALVSASRDMLFVGSTAGVLGIIYSCIILTGLSTNFSGAIIELAGGNIFVMLLITMLAGTLVGMGMTTTAAYVILSILTVPAFLNMGVPALAAHMVAFWIANYGNLTPPVCVATFAAAGIAKAEPMRAGLIGMALASYMYIMPVAFLYTPMVLWNSPSEIAWHALIYFLAAFPLAFGLIGYLRGRISLPIRALFLISVAAIIHPDFTLDLIGIFLFGLGLMLHLGLSRIRKK, encoded by the coding sequence ATGAAAGTCCCCAATGTATGGCAGAAGGTCACCGCCATCATTGGGACCATCTTCTCCCTTTTTTATCTTTACGAATCCGGATTCGGGATCGTGACCAGCGAAGCCCATAGGGGCGTGTTTATGTTATGCACGCTTGCGCTTTGCTTGCTCCTTTATCCGTTTAGAAGGAAAACCCAAGCGGCGGGACCGAATCCATTCGACATATTCCTCGCGATCCTATCCTCGATCGCCGTAATCTATTGGATGATCCAGTACCCCCTAATGGCCGAGAGGATAGGGCTCCCGCCTAGGCCGATCGATATATTCTTCGGGCTGGTTTTGATAATAATCTCGCTTGAAGTGGCCAGGCGGGCCCTTGGCCTCGTGATACCGGCGATCGCGATCTTCTTCCTATTCTACGCCTATTTCGGGCCATATTTCCCGGGAACCCTATCCCACGCTGGCTATAGCTTTGAAAGGATCGTTGAATACGTCTTCCTGAGCCCGAGTGGGATATTCGGGCAGATACTGGCCGTATATGCGACTTATGTGATGCCATTCATAATTTTCGGCGCATTCCTCGATAAATCCGGCACGGGCGATTTCATCATAGATTTCGCTAGGGCCCTGACGGGCCATAAGACCGGCGGGCCGGCCTTGACGGCGGTCGTGGCGAGCGCTGGGGTTGGCACCATTTCCGGGAGCCCGATCGCGAACGTCGTCACCACGGGGACGTTCACCATACCCCTGATGAAGAGGATCGGATATAAGCCGGAGTTCGCTGCGGCCGTCGAGGCCTCCGCGTCCACGGGGGGCCAATTCATGCCGCCGGTAATGGGCGCCGCTGCCTTCTTGCTGGCCTCCTTCATAGGCATACCGTATATGGAGGTCGTGAGGGTATCTTGGATACCCGCGTTCCTATACTTCTTCGCCGTGGCCCTCATGGTCTACCTTCAAGCGGCGAAGATGGGCCTTAAGGGATTGCCCCGGGAGGAGCTGCCGAGGCTGGGGGAGGTGGCCAAGCGGGCTTACCTATTGTTGCCGCTTGCGGTCCTGATAATCCTATTCATGTATAGGTTCTCCCCCTTCTACGCGGCCTTCTGGGCCACGATGATGACGATCCCATTGGGCTGGTTGAGGAAGGAAACCAGGATGACGCCGAGGAGGATCTTCGAGGCGCTCGTATCCGCGAGCAGGGATATGCTATTCGTGGGCTCCACCGCCGGCGTCTTGGGCATAATATACAGCTGCATAATCCTGACTGGATTATCGACGAACTTCTCGGGGGCCATCATCGAACTTGCTGGCGGGAACATATTCGTAATGCTCCTCATAACGATGCTCGCGGGCACTCTGGTCGGCATGGGCATGACCACGACGGCCGCGTATGTAATCCTCTCCATCCTCACCGTTCCGGCCTTCCTGAACATGGGCGTCCCAGCGCTGGCGGCGCACATGGTGGCCTTTTGGATCGCGAATTACGGGAACCTGACGCCCCCCGTTTGCGTCGCCACGTTCGCGGCCGCCGGGATAGCAAAGGCCGAGCCGATGAGGGCGGGCCTCATAGGCATGGCCCTAGCCTCCTATATGTACATCATGCCCGTGGCCTTCCTTTATACCCCAATGGTCCTTTGGAACTCCCCCTCAGAGATCGCTTGGCACGCCCTCATATACTTCTTGGCTGCGTTCCCATTGGCCTTCGGCCTCATAGGATATCTGCGCGGGCGCATCTCATTGCCCATCAGAGCCCTATTCCTAATCTCCGTGGCGGCCATCATCCACCCGGACTTCACGCTGGATCTGATCGGCATATTCCTCTTCGGCCTAGGGCTTATGCTGCATCTGGGCTTATCTCGGATAAGGAAAAAATGA